One window of Oncorhynchus masou masou isolate Uvic2021 chromosome 33, UVic_Omas_1.1, whole genome shotgun sequence genomic DNA carries:
- the amt gene encoding aminomethyltransferase, mitochondrial produces the protein MWARILSGGRGFGFGFRVPRECLRGVGLGISRRQKRHASSSEACMRKTALFDFHRDQGGKMVEFAGWSMPVQYRDSHIHSHMHTRQHCSIFDVSHMLQSKVHGRDRVKFIESMIVGDIAELKDNQGTLTLFTNDKGGINDDLIVTKTDQGYLYVVSNAGCADKDSANMKARLAKFKAEGHDVELDFLEECLIAVQGPSMAKVLQPGLTDDLSKLTFMTSTLATVFGIQGCRVTRCGYTGEDGVEISVPKSGVVALTERLLANSEVKLAGLGARDSLRLEAGLCLYGNDIDETTTPVEATLVWTIGKRRRQAKDFPGAEIIVPQIKAKTTRKRVGLVSTGPPVRQHTPILSPEGKVIGEVTSGCPSPCLKQNIAMGYVDVAYAKNGTPIQVEVRKKAVKAVVTKMPFVPTNYYSGH, from the exons ATGTGGGCTCGGATTCTATCTGGCGGCCGCGGGTTCGGATTCGGTTTCCGAGTTCCGAGGGAGTGTCTACGTGGCGTTGGACTCGGAATATCGAGGAGGCAGAAGAGGCATGCTTCAAGTTCAGAG GCCTGTATGAGGAAGACCGCTCTGTTTGACTTCCATCGGGACCAGGGGGGTAAGATGGTGGAGTTTGCTGGCTGGAGCATGCCTGTCCAGTACAGAGACAGCCACATCCACTCCCACATGCACACCCGCCAGCACTGCTCCATCTTCGACGTCAGCCACATGCTACAG AGCAAAGTCCACGGAAGAGACAGAGTCAAGTTTATAGAGTCTATGATCGTTGGAGACATAGCAGAGCTGAAGGACAACCAG GGCACGCTCACCCTCTTCACCAATGACAAGGGAGGAATAAATGATGATCTTATCGTCACCAAGACAGACCAAGGCTACCTCTACGTGGTGTCCAATGCTGGCTGTGCAGACAAGGACTCTGCCAACATGAAG GCTCGACTAGCCAAGTTCAAAGCAGAAGGTCACGATGTGGAGCTGGACTTTCTGGAGGAATGTTTGATTGCCGTTCAGG GTCCCTCCATGGCCAAGGTGCTCCAGCCGGGATTGACAGATGACCTCAGCAAGTTGACCTTCATGACCAGCACTCTGGCCACTGTGTTTGGGATCCAGGGCTGCAGGGTGACCCGCTGTGGCTACACTGGAGAAGACGGAGTGGAG ATCTCAGTGCCTAAATCTGGTGTGGTGGCCCTGACGGAGCGCCTGTTGGCCAACAGTGAGGTCAAGCTGGCCGGACTGGGGGCGCGAGACAGTCTGAGACTGGAGGCAGGCCTCTGTCTCTATGGTAACGACATCGATGAGACCACCACACCTGTGGAGGCAACACTGGTGTGGACCATAG GAAAGCGGCGGCGTCAGGCGAAGGATTTCCCCGGTGCTGAGATAATTGTCCCCCAGATAAAGGCAAAGACGACGAGGAAGCGTGTGGGCTTGGTGTCCACGGGACCCCCTGTCAGacagcacacccccattctcagcCCAGAGGGAAAGGTCATAG gtGAGGTCACCAGTGGTTGCCCCTCCCCCTGCCTGAAGCAGAACATTGCCATGGGTTACGTGGATGTGGCGTACGCCAAGAATGGAACTCCCATTCAGGTGGAAGTGAGGAAGAAGGCAGTGAAGGCAGTGGTCACCAAGATGCCCTTCGTGCCTACAAACTACTACTCTGGCCATTAG
- the si:dkey-20d21.12 gene encoding uncharacterized protein si:dkey-20d21.12, whose translation MAKQPPSPTTPLFFTRISDRDLTEIELHSVESINDLHRTHPEHNHKGSRRPPLPPAPSTNGNLHLRDRPVVYQTGHPMRSRWQSTLRDLLMPTSFRYTMGCAVTSLMLLTLLLIFYFLVQQGSTLRSLTEAVRERQAVALEVSQLIQELQALRHNLTAITGGS comes from the exons ATGGCGAAACAACCTCCATCCCCTACCACTCCACTATTTTTTACCCGGATCAGTGATCGGGATCTGACTGAGATCGAGCTACATTCCGTGGAGTCCATCAACGACCTGCACCGCACCCACCCAGAGCACAACCACAAAG gCAGCAGAcgacctccccttcctcctgcTCCCTCCACCAATGGGAACCTCCATCTCCGGGACAGACCAGTTGTCTATCAGACAGGGCATCCAATGAGAAGCCGATGGCAGAGCACGCTCCGAGACCTGTTGATGCCCACCTCGTTTCGATACACCATGGGGTGTGCAGTGACATCACTGATGCTGTTGACGCTACTTCTTATCTTCTATTTCTTAG TTCAGCAGGGCAGCACTCTCCGGTCCCTAACGGAagcagtgagggagagacaggctgTGGCCCTAGAGGTCTCCCAGCTCATCCAGGAGCTGCAGGCGCTGCGCCACAACCTCACAGCCATCACGGGAGGATCCTGA